In Pocillopora verrucosa isolate sample1 chromosome 13, ASM3666991v2, whole genome shotgun sequence, one genomic interval encodes:
- the LOC131784175 gene encoding TNF receptor-associated factor 3 yields the protein MDNAIDNVQFEDKLPDRYVCPLCKKVLKDPLQTYCGHRFCSRCLKASVSLEGLCPVDGENVNPFFQDISCQREIYQLICFCNNHDVGCTWKEKLQNLEEHLTQCDYRKLPCPNSGCNIQLLAQDLQEHIERNCLYKKIPCQWCEMLITEAEQKDHEETCTRFPLSCPERCDEVNIPRELLDDHIQNHCPLAQIVCPYSMSGCSFKGPRNAVEEHCSQQTKEHLDFTARSFTRYNEKLSEMEKTTRTLTTEKLSLQTQLDDQREALANAMRDMRVITTKVDHIDRTLSDHKNNLSGIQQKLVSLSNLPSIEQVSAQLEEFRQAIREHEVLITSLKREATRVVNNTRVEAGAEHGAAGSSSSRLDRHEHQLALHDINLAEQDIKIQMLEATSYEGMYIWKIDVWPKRLQEAKSGRTPSIYSPPFYVGRFGYKVCARAYPNGDGIGKDEYMSLFFVVMKGEYDALLPWPFHHKVTFRLLDQGGSADVTDSFRPDPNSSSFKKPTSDMNIASGCPTFISHRTLRTRGYARDDTLFIKVTVDTGGQVY from the exons ATGGATAACGCTATTGATAACGTTCAATTTGAAGACAAGCTACCAGATCGTTATGTCTGTCCTCTGTGTAAAAAGGTTCTGAAAGATCCACTACAAACTTATTGTGGCCACAGATTTTGTTCGAGATGCTTGAAAGCTTCCGTAAG TCTGGAAGGTCTGTGTCCAGTAGATGGAGAGAATGTGAATCCATTCTTTCAAGATATCTCTTGTCAGAGAGAAATATATCAGCTAATTTGTTTCTGCAACAATCATGATGTTGGCTGCACATGGAAGGAAAAGCTACAGAATCTTGag GAACACCTAACCCAGTGTGATTATAGGAAACTTCCTTGTCCAAACTCAGGCTGTAACATCCAGTTACTGGCACAAGATCTGCAGGAGCACATAGAAAGGAACTGTTTATACAAGAAGATACCTTGTCAGTGGTGTGAAATGCTAATAACTGAAGCTGAACAAAAG GATCATGAGGAGACCTGCACAAGGTTCCCACTGTCATGTCCCGAAAGGTGTGATGAAGTGAATATACCCCGTGAGTTATTGGATGATCATATCCAGAATCACTGTCCTTTAGCCCAGATAGTTTGTCCATACAGTATGTCTGGATGCTCTTTTAAG GGCCCCAGAAACGCCGTGGAAGAGCATTGTTCACAGCAGACCAAAGAACACCTGGACTTTACGGCTAGAAGTTTTACTAGATATAATGAAAAACTTTCAGAGATGGAAAAAACAACTAGGACTTTAACAACGGAGAAGCTTAGTCTACAGACACAGCTTGACGATCAAAGGGAAGCTCTTGCTAATGCTATGCGCGACATGCGTGTTATTACTACTAAAGTTGATCATATTGATCGGACCTTATCCGATCACAAGAACAACTTGAGTGGAATTCAGCAGAAGCTCGTCAGTTTATCCAATTTACCGTCCATAGAACAGGTGTCGGCGCAGCTGGAGGAATTTAGACAGGCAATCCGAGAACATGAAGTTTTAATTACAAGCTTAAAACGGGAAGCGACAAGGGTTGTGAATAACACTAGGGTGGAAGCAGGGGCTGAGCACGGTGCTGCAGGGTCCAGTTCATCGCGGCTCGATAGACACGAGCATCAGCTAGCATTGCATGATATCAATCTCGCCGAACAagatattaaaattcaaatgctTGAGGCCACATCCTATGAAGGAATGTATATTTGGAAAATTGATGTTTGGCCGAAAAGACTTCAAGAGGCGAAGAGCGGCAGGACGCCTTCCATATACAGTCCTCCGTTTTATGTAGGTCGGTTTGGATACAAAGTTTGTGCGAGAGCTTATCCGAATGGTGATGGCATTGGTAAAGACGAGTACATGTCTCTGTTTTTTGTAGTTATGAAAGGTGAATACGACGCCTTATTACCTTGGCCATTTCACCATAAGGTGACCTTCAGGCTGTTGGATCAGGGGGGTTCAGCGGATGTTACAGATTCATTCCGTCCTGATCCTAACAGTTCCAGTTTCAAGAAACCTACATCAGATATGAACATTGCGTCAGGCTGCCCGACCTTTATATCACATCGCACCTTACGGACCCGGGGATATGCTCGGGATGATACGTTATTTATTAAGGTAACAGTAGACACGGGAGGTCAAGTTTACTGA